One window of Paralichthys olivaceus isolate ysfri-2021 chromosome 20, ASM2471397v2, whole genome shotgun sequence genomic DNA carries:
- the glcci1a gene encoding glucocorticoid induced 1a, translating into MSASTAAAAAAAAAAGTLSRSPTSPCSSFANNNNNTSAVRSQPIRATVPYQLLHGNQLSPTRSASSSSSSSSSSSVAGSNTGPTTSRCSSPANPSGSGSDGRLVRRQRLSPPDSRGSPERPHHPPLSKAERTKTQQVCSLGAIGRTSSLGTITGPYLTGQWPRDPHVLYSSCMKDKSTQTPGCWRDESGEKKSTHQRSASWGSADQLKEIVKLRQQLLRGKQGGRHSKDKDRLSPLQYNTITYTTLTSSTNHNSTASHVQHFSMSKSAQMPLSNITVPKPSISRVPSSMEGINHELEKVFIKDNGEKEELKSLEVPDGRRAPFPPQQRSSSTRSVDTQTPSAPGRSSSCSSLSPCPSPACPPGSHDGSPYSTEDLLYDRDKDSGSSSPLPKFASSPKPNNSYMFKREPPEGCEKIKAFEEMSTRQSASASVPLFSCPDKNKVNFIPTGSAFCPVKLPGSLHLTPASEPEEDEDDVEAGPGSEPQGATSLYGGPSQVSTSTSTEDPPEEPGSPSETADPLTDSPAIS; encoded by the exons ATGTCagcatccacagcagcagcggcggcggcagcggcagcagcaggcaCGCTCAGCcgctcccccacctccccctgctcctccttcgccaacaacaacaacaacacctccGCGGTCCGGTCGCAGCCCATCCGCGCCACGGTGCCGTACCAGCTTTTGCATGGAAACCAGCTCAGCCCAACCCGCTCcgcgtcttcctcctcctcctcctcctcctcctcctcagtagCCGGGAGCAACACAGGACCGACGACGTCCCGTTGCTCCAGTCCCGCCAACCCGAGTGGAAGCGGCTCGGACGGCAGGCTGGTCCGCAGGCAGAGACTGTCACCGCCGGACAGCAGAGGCTCACCTGAACGCCCCCACCACCCGCCGCTCTCTAAAG cTGAAAGGACAAAGACACAGCAGGTGTGCAGTTTGGGGGCCATTGGGCGGACATCCTCCTTGGGTACTATCACAGGGCCCTACCTCACTGGACAGTGGCCTCGTGATCCCCACGTGCTCTACTCATCTTGTATGAAAGATAAATCCACGCAG ACTCCTGGATGTTGGCGTGACGAatcaggagagaagaagagcacCCACCAGCGTTCTGCATCCTGGGGCAGCGCCGACCAGCTCAAAGAG ATTGTGAAGCTTCGGCAGCAGCTCCTGCGCGGTAAACAAGGAGGACGCCACAGCAAAGACAAAGACCGACTGTCCCCTCTCCAGTACAACACCATCACCTACACCACCCTCACCAGCTCTACCAACCACAACTCCACAGCCAGCCACGTTCAG CACTTTTCCATGTCGAAGTCGGCACAGATGCCGCTGTCCAACATCACAGTGCCAAAGCCTTCCATCTCGAGGGTGCCCAGCAGCATGGAGGGCATCAACCATGAGCTGGAGAAGGTCTTCATCAAAGACAACGGCGAGAAGGAGGAGCTAAAG TCCCTGGAGGTTCCTGACGGGCGACGAGCACCCTTCCCTCCTCAGcagcgcagcagcagcacccgAAGCGTGGACACTCAGACTCCCTCAGCCCCTGGCCGgtccagcagctgctccagCCTATCGCCCTGCCCCTCGCCAGCTTGCCCACCAGGGTCTCATGACGGCAGCCCCTACTCCACAGAGGATCTACTCTACGACCGGGACAAAG ACAGTGGAAGCAGCTCACCACTGCCCAAGTTCGCCTCCTCGCCCAAACCCAACAACAGCTACATGTTCAAGCGAGAGCCGCCAGAGGGCTGTGAGAAGATTAAAGCTTTTGAGGAGATGAG CACCAGGCAGTCAGCATCGGCGTCAGTCCCCCTCTTCTCCTGTCCCGACAAAAACAAGGTCAACTTCATCCCGACAGGTTCGGCATTCTGCCCCGTCAAACTCCCCGGCTCCCTGCACCTCACCCCGGCCTCAGAGCCCGAAGAGGATGAAGACGACGTGGAGGCGGGCCCCGGCTCAGAGCCCCAGGGGGCCACATCACTCTACGGTGGCCCCTCACAGGTCTCCACGAGCACCAGCACAGAAGACCCTCCAGAGGAGCCCGGCTCACCTTCAGAGACTGCAGACCCCCTGACAGACAGCCCAGCCATTAGCTAG